One Astyanax mexicanus isolate ESR-SI-001 chromosome 3, AstMex3_surface, whole genome shotgun sequence genomic region harbors:
- the hax1 gene encoding HCLS1-associated protein X-1 isoform X2 — protein sequence MSVFDLFRGFFGLPGGQYGGHGRREPFFDGMTHDEEDDDDEDAVFLYEDTSRPGEEDLLDESFRFGFSLGPSGVRIHEPPGFGQMFREMELILEGLGRFGGDAFSSGFPSIEAPPHEGTDERRSRGGGDRDSGNSLRDFMLKSPDNSPHSPPSVSPKDGNSSSPEPPSFPKSPFHYRSPFSTFKDIWGDGPRRKDEEKKEDGDLDSQVSSGGLDQILTPAPSQPKTRSFFQSVTVTKVVKPDGSVEERRTVRDGQGNEETTVTRSGPGVQEGPQDQPGPLIPGGSPFSDMQDEFSMFRRFFGGFRG from the exons ATGAGCGTCTTTGATCTGTTCCGCGGATTCTTCGGGCTGCCCGGGGGGCAGTACGGTGGACACGGTCGCAG GGAGCCCTTCTTCGATGGAATGACCCACgatgaggaagatgatgatgatgaggatgctgTGTTTCTGTATGAAGATACGAGCCGCCCGGGGGAAGAAGATCTGTTAGACGAGTCTTTCCGGTTCGGGTTCAGTCTCGGACCCAGCGGAGTGCGCATACATGAGCCGCCGGGGTTCGGGCAGATGTTCAGGGAGATGGAGTTGATCTTGGAGGGGCTGGGCCGCTTTGGAGGAGATGCGTTTTCTTCAG GTTTCCCTAGTATTGAAGCTCCACCTCATGAAGGAACAGATGAGAGGAGGAGTAGAGGAGGAGGAGATAGAGATAGTGGAAATTCTCTAAGAGATTTCATGTTAAAAAGCCCAGACAATTCTCCCCATAGTCCCCCTTCTGTGAGTCCAAAAGATGGAAATTCTTCATCACCTGAACCCCCGAGCTTCCCTAAGAGCCCTTTCCACTACAGGTCTCCATTTTCCACG TTTAAGGACATCTGGGGTGATGGACCAAGACGAAAGGATGAGGAAAAGAAAGAGGATggag ATCTGGACTCACAGGTGTCTTCTGGTGGGCTGGACCAGATTCTAACTCCAGCTCCATCGCAGCCAAAAACGAGATCATTCTTTCAGTCGGTCACAGTTACCAAAGTGGTTAAACCAGATGGG AGTGTTGAAGAAAGACGTACAGTCAGGGATGGTCAGGGCAATGAGGAGACTACAGTGACGCGCTCAGGGCCAGGTGTCCAAGAGGGTCCACAGGATCAGCCTGGTCCCCTCATACCAG GTGGTTCTCCTTTCTCAGACATGCAGGATGAGTTCTCCATGTTCAGAAGGTTCTTCGGTGGTTTCCGAGGatga
- the hax1 gene encoding HCLS1-associated protein X-1 isoform X1, producing the protein MSVFDLFRGFFGLPGGQYGGHGRSREPFFDGMTHDEEDDDDEDAVFLYEDTSRPGEEDLLDESFRFGFSLGPSGVRIHEPPGFGQMFREMELILEGLGRFGGDAFSSGFPSIEAPPHEGTDERRSRGGGDRDSGNSLRDFMLKSPDNSPHSPPSVSPKDGNSSSPEPPSFPKSPFHYRSPFSTFKDIWGDGPRRKDEEKKEDGDLDSQVSSGGLDQILTPAPSQPKTRSFFQSVTVTKVVKPDGSVEERRTVRDGQGNEETTVTRSGPGVQEGPQDQPGPLIPGGSPFSDMQDEFSMFRRFFGGFRG; encoded by the exons ATGAGCGTCTTTGATCTGTTCCGCGGATTCTTCGGGCTGCCCGGGGGGCAGTACGGTGGACACGGTCGCAG CAGGGAGCCCTTCTTCGATGGAATGACCCACgatgaggaagatgatgatgatgaggatgctgTGTTTCTGTATGAAGATACGAGCCGCCCGGGGGAAGAAGATCTGTTAGACGAGTCTTTCCGGTTCGGGTTCAGTCTCGGACCCAGCGGAGTGCGCATACATGAGCCGCCGGGGTTCGGGCAGATGTTCAGGGAGATGGAGTTGATCTTGGAGGGGCTGGGCCGCTTTGGAGGAGATGCGTTTTCTTCAG GTTTCCCTAGTATTGAAGCTCCACCTCATGAAGGAACAGATGAGAGGAGGAGTAGAGGAGGAGGAGATAGAGATAGTGGAAATTCTCTAAGAGATTTCATGTTAAAAAGCCCAGACAATTCTCCCCATAGTCCCCCTTCTGTGAGTCCAAAAGATGGAAATTCTTCATCACCTGAACCCCCGAGCTTCCCTAAGAGCCCTTTCCACTACAGGTCTCCATTTTCCACG TTTAAGGACATCTGGGGTGATGGACCAAGACGAAAGGATGAGGAAAAGAAAGAGGATggag ATCTGGACTCACAGGTGTCTTCTGGTGGGCTGGACCAGATTCTAACTCCAGCTCCATCGCAGCCAAAAACGAGATCATTCTTTCAGTCGGTCACAGTTACCAAAGTGGTTAAACCAGATGGG AGTGTTGAAGAAAGACGTACAGTCAGGGATGGTCAGGGCAATGAGGAGACTACAGTGACGCGCTCAGGGCCAGGTGTCCAAGAGGGTCCACAGGATCAGCCTGGTCCCCTCATACCAG GTGGTTCTCCTTTCTCAGACATGCAGGATGAGTTCTCCATGTTCAGAAGGTTCTTCGGTGGTTTCCGAGGatga